A stretch of Pseudoclavibacter chungangensis DNA encodes these proteins:
- a CDS encoding succinate dehydrogenase cytochrome b subunit, which yields MTATIQRKQRTSAPPRTRLPVSNFAAKTTMAVTGLIFVGFVFVHMYGNLHIFRGQEEFDHYAHWLREILMPLMPYAGVLWVLRVVLLISLVLHVGCGLLLWTRARRARGPFKRTGLRRGDALMARSMLGTGLVILLFVIFHILDLTLGVQPAASGAFESGSAYANLVASFQRPVVALFYMLTMLVLTVHVAHGTWTAANDLGATGRRLRQLAAWVAGLVAMAICLGNISIPVLVLLGVIQ from the coding sequence ATGACGGCAACCATTCAGCGAAAACAACGCACGTCAGCCCCGCCGCGCACACGGCTGCCGGTGTCGAACTTCGCCGCGAAAACCACCATGGCCGTCACCGGTCTCATTTTCGTCGGATTTGTGTTCGTGCACATGTACGGCAATCTGCACATCTTCCGCGGCCAGGAGGAGTTCGACCACTACGCACACTGGCTGCGCGAGATCCTGATGCCGCTCATGCCCTACGCGGGTGTCCTGTGGGTGCTGCGCGTCGTGCTGCTGATCAGCCTGGTGCTGCACGTGGGCTGCGGGCTCCTGCTGTGGACGCGCGCCCGTCGAGCCCGCGGGCCGTTCAAACGCACCGGGCTGCGCCGCGGCGACGCCCTGATGGCGCGCTCGATGCTCGGGACCGGCCTGGTGATCCTGCTGTTCGTGATCTTCCACATCCTGGACCTCACGCTGGGTGTCCAGCCGGCCGCATCCGGGGCGTTCGAGAGCGGATCGGCGTACGCCAATCTGGTCGCCAGTTTCCAGCGGCCCGTCGTGGCACTCTTCTACATGCTCACCATGCTGGTGCTCACCGTGCACGTGGCCCACGGGACGTGGACCGCCGCCAACGACCTCGGCGCCACCGGCAGGCGGCTGCGGCAGCTCGCCGCGTGGGTGGCGGGACTGGTCGCCATGGCCATCTGCCTGGGCAACATCTCGATCCCCGTCTTGGTTCTCCTGGGAGTGATTCAGTGA
- a CDS encoding LacI family DNA-binding transcriptional regulator produces MAGRPTIYDVAERAGVSKSLVSLVLNRSPSVSEASRLAVEEAIAALGYRPSRAAANLAARSTRLVGVLIDDYTNLWFVDLVRGLRTTLGEHGYRVTVADMATAPPTENPVEGFLSMRVEGVVVAMDVPAALSDPAAPPVVIAGTRRAAPPDADSVTNDDAVGARLAAEHLLSLGHRRLGHLTASGGAAVVRRASFVEAVERSGATVVTIEHDGPTDEQAGFDGAIALLETHPETTAIFAANDLMALGALGAARQLRRRVPEDLSIMGYDNTPLARTRLVDLTTIDDNSFAVGIEAGRLLLDRMNDADARTGAGAGATSDGHARATHRTLEPDLILRGTTGPAPAAAP; encoded by the coding sequence ATGGCAGGTCGACCGACCATCTACGACGTCGCCGAACGCGCCGGAGTCTCGAAGTCCCTCGTGTCGCTCGTCCTCAACCGCTCGCCGAGCGTGAGCGAGGCGTCACGCCTCGCGGTCGAGGAGGCGATCGCGGCCCTCGGCTACCGACCGAGCAGGGCCGCCGCGAATCTCGCCGCACGCAGTACCCGCCTCGTGGGCGTCCTCATCGACGACTACACGAACCTCTGGTTCGTCGACCTCGTTCGCGGCCTCCGGACGACCCTCGGGGAGCACGGCTACCGCGTCACGGTCGCCGACATGGCGACCGCACCGCCGACCGAGAATCCGGTCGAGGGGTTCCTCTCGATGCGCGTCGAGGGCGTCGTCGTCGCCATGGACGTCCCCGCCGCCCTGAGCGACCCCGCGGCGCCGCCCGTCGTCATCGCCGGCACCCGCAGGGCCGCTCCCCCGGACGCGGACTCCGTCACCAACGACGATGCGGTCGGCGCGCGCCTCGCCGCCGAGCACCTACTCTCCCTCGGACACCGCCGCCTCGGGCACCTCACGGCGTCCGGTGGCGCCGCCGTCGTGCGCCGCGCGAGTTTCGTCGAGGCAGTCGAGCGATCCGGTGCGACCGTCGTGACGATCGAGCACGACGGTCCCACGGACGAGCAGGCCGGTTTCGACGGCGCGATCGCCCTGCTGGAGACCCACCCCGAGACCACGGCGATCTTCGCGGCGAACGACCTCATGGCCCTCGGCGCACTCGGTGCGGCCCGGCAGCTCCGACGTCGCGTGCCCGAGGACCTTTCGATCATGGGCTACGACAACACGCCACTCGCACGGACGCGACTCGTCGATCTCACGACGATCGACGACAACAGCTTCGCCGTCGGAATCGAGGCCGGGCGCCTGCTCCTCGACCGCATGAACGACGCCGACGCACGAACAGGCGCAGGTGCAGGTGCGACCTCGGACGGTCACGCACGCGCGACGCACCGCACACTCGAGCCGGATCTGATCCTGCGCGGCACGACGGGGCCGGCACCCGCGGCAGCCCCCTGA
- a CDS encoding sugar phosphate isomerase/epimerase family protein has translation MRLGVYGAILHDRPLPDALEVVRGLGLRGIELNSGGFLPATHIPTFDDVLESDAARDEFLGLFEGTGVEIAGLNANGNPLHPNVAIGEAHAEDVRRSTRLASRLGQNRVVTMSGLPGGEPGASRPNWIVNAWNSAALDVLDYQWDIAAAFWREIDRFAADHDVKVALELHPQNLVFNSADVHRLIELTGATNVGIELDASHLFWQQMDPVAVVRHLGPLVFHAAAKDVRVNPETAALYGVLDNSFRRLGPDEPRTNLGGDEWANEWPKPAAWDFVALGKGHDTAYWTEFLRALREVDPEMWVNIEHEDVELGRIEGLEVAARVLTDADRALADGDAAGA, from the coding sequence ATGCGTCTCGGTGTCTACGGAGCGATCCTGCACGACCGTCCGCTGCCCGACGCACTGGAGGTGGTGCGCGGCCTCGGGCTGAGGGGAATCGAGCTCAACAGCGGCGGGTTCCTGCCCGCAACGCACATTCCCACGTTCGACGACGTCCTCGAGAGCGATGCGGCGCGCGACGAGTTCCTCGGCCTGTTCGAGGGGACGGGCGTCGAGATCGCGGGGCTGAACGCGAACGGCAATCCACTGCACCCGAACGTCGCGATCGGCGAGGCACACGCGGAGGACGTCCGTCGCTCGACCCGGCTCGCCTCGCGTCTGGGACAGAACCGCGTCGTGACGATGTCGGGCCTGCCCGGTGGTGAGCCGGGGGCGAGCCGCCCGAACTGGATCGTGAACGCATGGAACTCGGCGGCGCTCGACGTGCTCGACTACCAGTGGGATATCGCGGCGGCGTTCTGGCGCGAGATCGACCGGTTCGCGGCGGACCACGACGTGAAGGTTGCGCTCGAACTGCACCCCCAGAACCTCGTGTTCAACTCGGCGGACGTGCACAGGCTCATCGAGCTGACGGGCGCGACGAACGTCGGGATCGAGCTCGACGCCTCGCACCTGTTCTGGCAGCAGATGGACCCCGTCGCGGTCGTCCGTCATCTCGGGCCGCTCGTGTTCCATGCCGCGGCGAAGGACGTGCGCGTCAACCCCGAGACGGCGGCGCTCTACGGCGTGCTCGACAACAGCTTCCGGCGGCTCGGGCCGGACGAACCGAGGACGAACCTCGGTGGGGACGAGTGGGCGAACGAGTGGCCGAAACCGGCCGCGTGGGACTTCGTCGCGCTCGGCAAGGGTCACGACACCGCCTACTGGACGGAGTTCCTGCGTGCGCTGCGCGAGGTGGATCCGGAGATGTGGGTCAACATCGAGCACGAGGACGTCGAGCTCGGTCGGATCGAGGGGCTCGAGGTGGCGGCCCGGGTGCTGACCGACGCCGATCGCGCGCTCGCGGACGGGGACGCGGCGGGCGCATGA
- a CDS encoding Gfo/Idh/MocA family oxidoreductase, with translation MTGEVRIAVIGSGRMAAVHARNIGLTDGATLAAVAGGSGAAALAAGHRVPVRSLDEVFVDPGVDAVVIASPNRFHAEQVVAAARGGKAVLVGKPVDLDLARVDECIEAVGADGVGESRVVVAFNRRFDASFAAVRERVRDGEVGAVEQLVIVSRDPAPPPLEYVPGSGGHFLDMTIHDLDMARFLVGEIVDVRAVSQAVDPALATLGDASGAVVTLTAASGALVTIVNARHNASGYDQRLEVFGAAGTLRVANPSRTLVRASNGDRVDVADPLIGHYGDRYAQAYRAEIAHLVAVARRECVPRATLRDGREALVLALAADRAAAGGGVGDSTAGTTAVAVAVDDRAAAGSVTDDLGPSSAGWCVGPGMDTGATGRRWWALGRIGRRAGRFAAAYADRVGDSTRCDRKDR, from the coding sequence ATGACAGGGGAGGTGCGCATCGCCGTCATCGGCTCGGGCCGGATGGCGGCGGTGCACGCCCGCAACATCGGGCTGACCGACGGTGCGACGCTCGCCGCGGTCGCGGGGGGCTCCGGGGCGGCGGCACTCGCCGCCGGGCACAGGGTCCCGGTCCGCTCGCTCGACGAGGTCTTCGTCGATCCGGGCGTCGATGCCGTCGTGATCGCGTCGCCGAACCGGTTCCACGCGGAGCAGGTCGTCGCCGCCGCGCGTGGTGGGAAGGCGGTGCTCGTCGGGAAGCCCGTCGATCTCGATCTCGCGCGCGTGGACGAGTGCATCGAGGCGGTCGGAGCGGACGGTGTGGGGGAGTCGCGTGTCGTCGTGGCGTTCAATCGGCGGTTCGATGCGTCGTTCGCGGCCGTTCGGGAGCGGGTTCGCGACGGCGAGGTGGGTGCGGTCGAGCAGCTCGTGATCGTGAGCCGCGATCCTGCGCCGCCCCCGCTCGAGTACGTTCCGGGCTCGGGTGGGCACTTCCTCGACATGACGATCCACGATCTCGACATGGCGAGATTCCTCGTCGGTGAGATCGTGGACGTGCGGGCGGTCTCACAGGCCGTGGATCCCGCGCTCGCGACGCTCGGCGACGCCTCCGGTGCGGTCGTGACGCTCACGGCCGCATCGGGGGCGCTCGTCACGATCGTGAACGCGCGCCACAACGCGTCGGGCTACGACCAGCGGCTCGAGGTCTTCGGGGCCGCGGGGACGTTGCGTGTCGCGAACCCGTCGCGCACGCTCGTGCGGGCTTCGAACGGGGACCGCGTCGACGTGGCCGACCCGCTCATCGGTCACTACGGGGACCGGTACGCGCAGGCGTATCGGGCGGAGATCGCGCACCTCGTCGCGGTCGCCCGCAGGGAGTGTGTACCGCGCGCCACGTTGCGTGACGGCAGGGAGGCGCTGGTGCTCGCGCTCGCGGCCGATCGCGCTGCGGCCGGCGGCGGTGTCGGTGACTCTACCGCGGGGACGACTGCAGTCGCAGTCGCAGTCGATGATCGTGCCGCCGCCGGATCCGTCACCGACGACCTCGGGCCGTCATCGGCCGGGTGGTGCGTCGGTCCCGGAATGGACACGGGTGCGACCGGCCGGCGGTGGTGGGCACTCGGCCGGATCGGGCGTCGGGCGGGCCGATTCGCAGCGGCCTACGCCGATCGGGTGGGCGACTCGACGCGGTGCGATCGGAAGGACCGGTGA
- a CDS encoding fumarate reductase/succinate dehydrogenase flavoprotein subunit has protein sequence MTASSTTQPHALLDELRTVGSDLPGLGSDVPPSQTWADRRLHYRMVGPLNRRKFTVVVVGTGLAGAGAAAALGELGYNVESFTFHDAPRRAHSVAAQGGINAARARTVDNDSIARFVKDTVKGGDFRGREADAWRLAEESIRVIDHMNAIGAPFAREYGGGLATRSFGGVQVSRTYYTRGQTGQQLQVAAAQALLRQVSTGQVNLHTRTEMLDLIVVEGRAQGIVVRDLVTGKISAVTGDAVVLATGGYGNVYYRSTLAKNSNVTAAFRAHRRGALFANPCFIQFHPTALPVSSEWQSKTTLMSESLRNDGRIWVPVKAGDHRPPNEIPEDERDYYLERRYPAFGNLTPRDVASRAARTEIDAGRGVGPLKNSVYLDFRDAIERLGRKVIAERYGNLFEMYSDATGEDPYEEPMRIAPGAHFAMGGLWSDYDMMTSIPGLFVGGEAGWGYHGANRLGANSLLSACVDGWFTLPYSVPNYLAPLLGRSKLSPDDGVVRAAVAEAEAGVQALVDIGGTQGPERFHRRLGDLLYEKCGVTRTAEGLAEGLRGIRKLRREFWSDLRVQGRPDGFNQELERAGRVADYLDMAELMCLDALDRDESAGAHFREEHQTEGGEAQRDDEHWLFASAWERADSGETGETGPRYIRHQEPLEFPSVPPETRDYR, from the coding sequence ATGACGGCATCCTCGACCACCCAGCCGCACGCCCTGCTGGACGAGCTGCGCACCGTGGGCTCGGACCTCCCTGGTCTGGGCTCGGACGTGCCCCCGTCCCAGACGTGGGCGGACCGGCGGCTGCACTACCGCATGGTGGGCCCGCTCAACCGTCGGAAGTTCACCGTGGTCGTCGTGGGCACCGGACTCGCCGGTGCAGGTGCGGCGGCGGCCCTGGGCGAACTCGGCTACAACGTGGAGTCGTTCACCTTCCACGACGCCCCGCGCCGCGCCCACTCGGTGGCCGCCCAGGGCGGCATCAACGCCGCACGCGCCCGCACGGTGGACAACGACTCGATCGCCCGGTTCGTGAAGGACACCGTCAAGGGCGGCGACTTCCGCGGCCGCGAGGCCGATGCCTGGCGGCTGGCCGAGGAGAGCATCCGGGTCATCGACCACATGAACGCGATCGGCGCGCCCTTCGCCCGCGAGTACGGGGGCGGGCTGGCCACCCGCTCGTTCGGCGGCGTGCAGGTCTCCCGGACCTACTACACGCGCGGGCAGACCGGTCAGCAGCTGCAGGTTGCCGCCGCCCAGGCGCTGCTGCGGCAGGTCTCCACGGGACAGGTGAACCTGCACACTCGCACCGAGATGCTGGACCTCATCGTCGTGGAGGGCCGCGCCCAGGGCATCGTGGTGCGCGACCTCGTGACCGGGAAGATCTCGGCGGTCACCGGGGACGCCGTGGTGCTCGCCACCGGCGGCTACGGCAACGTCTACTACCGCTCCACGCTGGCCAAGAACTCGAACGTCACCGCCGCATTCCGGGCCCACCGGCGCGGCGCGCTGTTCGCCAACCCGTGCTTCATCCAGTTCCACCCCACGGCCCTGCCGGTCTCCAGCGAGTGGCAGTCGAAGACCACTCTCATGAGCGAGTCCCTGCGCAACGACGGCCGAATCTGGGTTCCCGTGAAGGCCGGGGACCACCGGCCCCCGAACGAGATTCCCGAGGACGAGCGCGACTACTACCTCGAACGCCGGTACCCGGCCTTCGGCAACCTCACACCGCGCGACGTCGCCAGCCGGGCCGCGCGCACCGAGATCGACGCGGGGCGCGGCGTCGGGCCGCTGAAGAACTCCGTCTACCTCGACTTCCGGGACGCCATCGAGCGTCTGGGCCGCAAGGTGATCGCGGAGCGTTACGGCAACCTTTTCGAGATGTACTCGGACGCCACCGGCGAGGACCCGTACGAGGAGCCCATGCGCATTGCACCCGGCGCGCACTTCGCCATGGGCGGGCTGTGGAGCGACTACGACATGATGACGTCGATCCCCGGGCTGTTCGTGGGCGGCGAGGCCGGCTGGGGCTACCACGGCGCCAACCGCCTGGGCGCCAACTCGCTGCTCTCCGCGTGCGTGGACGGGTGGTTCACGCTCCCCTACTCGGTGCCCAACTACCTGGCGCCGCTGCTGGGCAGGTCGAAGCTCTCACCGGACGACGGCGTCGTGCGGGCCGCGGTTGCCGAGGCCGAGGCGGGCGTGCAGGCGCTGGTCGACATCGGCGGCACGCAGGGCCCGGAGCGCTTCCACCGCCGGCTGGGCGACCTGCTGTACGAGAAGTGCGGGGTGACGCGCACCGCCGAGGGGCTGGCCGAGGGTCTGCGAGGCATCCGGAAGCTGCGCAGGGAGTTCTGGAGCGACCTGCGGGTGCAGGGGCGCCCGGACGGCTTCAACCAGGAGCTCGAGCGCGCCGGCCGCGTGGCCGACTACCTGGACATGGCCGAGCTCATGTGCCTGGACGCGCTGGACCGGGACGAGTCCGCCGGCGCGCACTTCCGCGAGGAGCACCAGACCGAGGGCGGCGAGGCCCAGCGCGACGACGAGCACTGGCTGTTCGCGTCCGCGTGGGAGCGTGCTGATTCCGGCGAGACCGGCGAAACGGGGCCGCGCTACATCAGGCACCAGGAGCCCCTGGAGTTCCCCAGCGTCCCGCCCGAGACCCGCGACTACCGATGA
- a CDS encoding ISL3 family transposase, which translates to MSHAICAPACALFDLPDVHVRAVERGPRSFTVVVETSPTLVGCPSCGVLATGHGRREVVLHDLPCAGVPVRVVWRKRIFRCREDACEVVTFSEVHELAAPRAKLTTRAVAWAVTQLRSHDIAVSALADMLGVAWNTVWHAVAPVIEGQLAAEDRLAGVDALGVDEHVWRHVGPPGTGLVTGIVDHSRGEDGRPRARLLDLVEGRTGAAYGDWLTEQGPAFTSGIRTATLDPFHGYANAIRDELPEAITVLDAFHVVKLGGQVVDEVRRRVQQDTLGHRGRAGDPLYGIRRTLQIGAEHLTAKQITRLNTKLEAGDPHHEVTLAWHCYQKLRAIYHARPETGRRLVAEILAAFPSCPIPEIARLGRTLRRWKAAILAYFDTAGASNGPTEAVNGVIETMRRVARGFRNFGNYRLRALLAAGGHRPWRKTPTHAHL; encoded by the coding sequence GTGTCTCATGCTATCTGCGCGCCCGCGTGCGCGCTCTTCGACCTGCCCGACGTCCATGTCAGGGCCGTGGAACGCGGACCTCGCTCGTTCACCGTGGTGGTGGAGACTTCTCCGACGCTGGTGGGGTGCCCGTCCTGCGGGGTGCTCGCCACCGGCCACGGCCGCCGGGAGGTCGTGCTCCACGATCTGCCCTGCGCTGGGGTGCCCGTGCGGGTGGTGTGGCGCAAGCGGATCTTCAGGTGCCGGGAGGACGCCTGCGAGGTCGTGACGTTCAGCGAGGTCCACGAGCTGGCCGCGCCGCGGGCCAAGCTCACCACCCGCGCGGTCGCCTGGGCGGTGACGCAGCTGCGCTCCCACGACATCGCGGTCTCCGCCCTGGCGGACATGCTCGGAGTCGCCTGGAACACCGTCTGGCACGCCGTGGCCCCGGTCATCGAAGGCCAGCTGGCCGCGGAGGATCGGCTGGCCGGGGTGGACGCCCTCGGTGTCGACGAGCACGTGTGGCGCCACGTGGGTCCACCCGGCACCGGGCTGGTCACCGGGATCGTGGACCACTCCCGCGGCGAGGACGGCCGGCCCCGGGCGCGACTGCTGGACCTGGTCGAGGGGCGCACGGGGGCGGCCTACGGCGACTGGCTCACCGAGCAGGGTCCGGCGTTCACGAGCGGGATCCGCACGGCGACGCTGGACCCGTTCCACGGCTACGCCAACGCCATCCGCGACGAACTCCCTGAGGCGATCACCGTCCTGGACGCCTTCCACGTGGTGAAACTCGGTGGGCAGGTCGTGGACGAGGTGCGTCGTCGGGTGCAGCAGGACACCCTGGGCCACCGGGGCCGGGCCGGGGACCCGCTCTACGGGATCCGCCGCACCTTGCAGATCGGCGCCGAGCACCTCACCGCCAAACAGATCACCCGGCTCAACACCAAGCTCGAGGCCGGAGACCCGCACCACGAGGTGACCCTGGCCTGGCACTGCTATCAGAAGCTGCGTGCGATCTACCACGCCCGCCCCGAGACCGGCCGCCGGCTGGTCGCCGAGATCCTTGCCGCCTTCCCGTCCTGCCCGATCCCGGAGATCGCCCGGCTCGGGCGGACCCTGCGCCGGTGGAAGGCCGCGATCCTGGCCTACTTCGACACCGCCGGGGCCTCCAACGGGCCCACCGAGGCCGTGAACGGGGTGATCGAGACGATGCGCCGGGTCGCCCGCGGCTTCCGGAACTTCGGCAACTACCGCCTACGCGCCCTGCTCGCCGCCGGCGGACACCGGCCGTGGCGCAAGACCCCTACCCATGCTCATCTGTGA
- a CDS encoding Gfo/Idh/MocA family protein, which produces MSTTDIGVAVIGAGMAGKAHAAAYRNAPSIYDSVLPPIRLVSIADAYEPLAAAAAARFGYTRHDTSWHAIAAADDIDVVSVVVANRLHREIVEGLLAARKHVLCEKPLSDTIDDARAMTRAAERASSIARIGFTFHRAPALAFIRDLIASGELGEVLHFSARYWTDYAADPNVGISWRFKGPQGSGALADVGSHASYIAEFLGGPIAEVSGGRFSTVIDRRPKPLGAVSGHGVTAVSDEFDDVENDDYATFSFGYAGGGAGTIEVSRVAAGHANDLTVEVFGSKGAVRFDQARSAEIQLFRSEGPSAQRGYRTVPLGAEHPYVAGGLPIDAKSVGFGQNEGFLFQARAFLDEVAGIPAADALPRNATFEDGLHNMLLLDAVARSAAAGGASETVGA; this is translated from the coding sequence GTGAGCACCACCGACATCGGCGTCGCCGTCATCGGCGCGGGTATGGCGGGCAAGGCCCATGCTGCCGCGTACCGCAACGCCCCGTCCATCTACGACAGCGTGCTGCCGCCCATCAGGCTCGTGTCGATCGCCGACGCCTACGAACCGCTCGCGGCGGCGGCCGCTGCGCGCTTCGGCTACACGCGCCACGACACGTCGTGGCACGCGATCGCGGCGGCCGACGACATCGACGTCGTGAGCGTCGTCGTCGCGAACCGCCTGCACCGAGAGATCGTCGAGGGGCTGCTCGCCGCGCGCAAGCACGTGCTCTGCGAGAAGCCGCTCTCGGACACGATCGACGACGCCCGGGCGATGACTCGGGCCGCCGAGCGCGCCTCGTCGATCGCGCGCATCGGGTTCACGTTCCACCGCGCGCCCGCGCTCGCGTTCATCCGCGACCTCATCGCCTCGGGTGAGCTCGGCGAGGTGCTCCACTTCAGCGCCCGCTACTGGACCGACTACGCGGCCGACCCGAACGTGGGAATCAGCTGGCGCTTCAAGGGGCCGCAGGGCTCCGGCGCGCTCGCCGACGTGGGCAGCCACGCGAGCTACATCGCCGAGTTCCTCGGGGGGCCGATCGCCGAGGTGAGCGGCGGGCGCTTCAGCACCGTCATCGACCGACGCCCGAAGCCGCTCGGCGCGGTGTCGGGGCACGGCGTGACGGCCGTGAGCGACGAGTTCGACGATGTCGAGAACGACGACTACGCGACGTTCTCGTTCGGCTACGCCGGTGGCGGCGCGGGCACGATCGAGGTGTCGCGTGTCGCGGCAGGGCACGCGAACGACCTGACGGTCGAGGTGTTCGGCTCGAAGGGGGCGGTGCGATTCGATCAGGCGCGGTCGGCCGAGATCCAACTCTTCCGCTCCGAGGGGCCGTCCGCGCAGCGCGGCTACCGGACGGTGCCGCTCGGTGCCGAGCACCCCTACGTCGCGGGCGGACTGCCGATCGACGCGAAGAGCGTCGGGTTCGGTCAGAACGAGGGCTTCCTGTTCCAGGCGCGCGCGTTCCTCGACGAGGTCGCCGGCATCCCGGCGGCCGACGCGCTCCCGCGCAATGCGACGTTCGAAGACGGCCTGCACAACATGCTGCTCCTCGATGCGGTCGCGCGATCCGCCGCGGCCGGTGGCGCGAGCGAGACGGTGGGTGCCTGA
- a CDS encoding succinate dehydrogenase/fumarate reductase iron-sulfur subunit: protein MKLTLKVWRQESGAEEGHFEEYLLEEVGPEFSLLEALDKLNDDLVARGEEPIAFDSDCREGICGACGVTVDGTPHGPQKNTPSCRQHLRSFEDGATVQLEPFRSGAFPVVKDLAVNRSALDRVIEAGGFVSTSVGTAPDADAIPVSHEAAEWALDLAACIGCGACVAACPNGSAQLFAGSKTMHLATLPSSQKERGRRAKGITRAAEEEFGPCSVYGECAEVCPAGIPLTAIAGLNKEKLRQVLRNKDD, encoded by the coding sequence ATGAAACTCACGTTGAAAGTCTGGCGTCAGGAGTCCGGCGCCGAGGAAGGGCACTTCGAGGAGTACCTGCTGGAGGAGGTCGGACCCGAGTTCTCCCTCCTGGAGGCGCTCGACAAGCTCAACGACGACCTCGTTGCCCGTGGTGAGGAGCCGATCGCGTTCGACTCGGACTGCCGCGAAGGCATCTGCGGGGCGTGCGGCGTGACCGTGGACGGCACTCCGCACGGCCCCCAGAAGAACACGCCGTCGTGCCGGCAGCACCTGCGGTCCTTCGAGGACGGCGCGACCGTGCAGCTCGAACCGTTCCGCAGCGGAGCGTTCCCCGTGGTCAAGGACCTCGCGGTGAACCGCAGCGCGCTGGACCGGGTGATCGAGGCCGGTGGGTTCGTCTCCACCTCCGTGGGCACGGCGCCGGACGCGGACGCCATCCCGGTCTCGCACGAGGCCGCGGAGTGGGCGCTGGACCTGGCAGCGTGCATCGGCTGCGGTGCGTGCGTTGCCGCGTGCCCCAACGGTTCCGCGCAGCTGTTCGCCGGGTCCAAGACGATGCACCTGGCCACGCTGCCCTCCAGCCAGAAGGAGCGTGGCCGCCGGGCCAAAGGCATCACGCGCGCGGCCGAGGAGGAGTTCGGTCCGTGCTCGGTCTACGGCGAGTGCGCGGAGGTGTGCCCCGCTGGGATCCCGTTGACCGCGATTGCCGGTCTCAACAAGGAGAAGCTGCGGCAGGTGCTGCGCAACAAGGACGACTGA
- a CDS encoding anion permease: protein MSRDTVSMLWKFGLMVLVGAVIFFIPAPEGVDPRGMHMLGIFVATILGLILQPLPTPSVALIGLATAMITGAMDVKSGEALSGFSNSAVLLIVAAFFIADGFLLTGLGRRVALMFLTILGKSPLGIAYGMAVTDLLLAPATPSNTARAGGVIYPIVRSVAEVQGSTPDTDESRRKLGSYLTFTAAHVNVITSAMFITAMAGNPLAVASAEKLGVHISWGQWALAALIPGLVSLAVVPWLLMKVYPPTLKSTPEAPTMARSELQKMGSMTRGEIIMAATFVLLLLLWVFGTAIGVNATTAAFVGIAVLLVTKVLTWNDMAKNGSAWNTLIFFAVLVGMAENLNNLGVITWIGSVVSGAVGGMPWAVAFAILALVYFYAHYLFASNTAQIVAMYGVFLGAAITAGAPPMFAALALGYIGNLFGAISHYASGPSGVVYGSGYVKVSEWFKVAFIMSVAIIIIWTVVGSGWMWILGDLAM, encoded by the coding sequence ATGAGTCGGGACACCGTCTCCATGCTCTGGAAGTTCGGACTGATGGTGCTGGTGGGAGCGGTGATCTTCTTCATCCCCGCGCCGGAGGGCGTGGACCCCCGCGGCATGCACATGCTCGGGATCTTCGTCGCGACCATCCTGGGGCTCATCCTGCAGCCCCTGCCCACCCCCTCGGTGGCGCTGATCGGTCTGGCCACCGCCATGATCACCGGCGCCATGGACGTCAAGAGCGGGGAGGCCCTGAGCGGGTTCTCCAATTCCGCGGTGCTGCTGATCGTCGCGGCATTCTTCATCGCGGACGGCTTTCTGCTCACCGGGCTGGGGCGCCGCGTGGCCCTGATGTTCCTCACGATCCTGGGCAAATCACCCCTGGGCATCGCCTACGGCATGGCCGTCACGGACCTCCTGCTCGCCCCGGCCACCCCGTCCAACACGGCCCGCGCGGGTGGTGTGATCTACCCGATCGTCCGCTCCGTCGCGGAGGTGCAGGGCTCCACCCCGGACACCGACGAGTCCCGCAGGAAGCTCGGCTCCTACCTCACGTTCACCGCCGCCCACGTCAACGTGATCACCAGCGCCATGTTCATCACCGCGATGGCCGGCAACCCGCTGGCCGTGGCCTCCGCCGAGAAGCTCGGCGTGCACATCTCCTGGGGCCAGTGGGCCCTGGCCGCGCTGATCCCCGGCCTCGTGAGCCTGGCGGTGGTCCCGTGGCTGCTCATGAAGGTCTACCCGCCCACGCTGAAGAGCACTCCGGAAGCACCCACCATGGCCCGCAGCGAGCTGCAGAAGATGGGGTCCATGACTCGCGGTGAGATCATCATGGCGGCCACGTTCGTGCTGCTCCTGCTGCTGTGGGTCTTCGGCACGGCCATCGGTGTCAACGCCACCACGGCGGCCTTCGTCGGCATCGCGGTGCTGCTGGTGACCAAGGTGCTCACCTGGAACGACATGGCCAAGAACGGCTCCGCCTGGAACACCCTGATCTTCTTCGCGGTCCTGGTGGGCATGGCGGAGAACCTGAACAACCTGGGCGTCATCACCTGGATCGGCTCGGTGGTTTCCGGCGCCGTCGGCGGCATGCCCTGGGCTGTTGCCTTTGCCATCCTGGCGCTCGTCTACTTCTACGCGCACTACTTGTTCGCCTCGAACACCGCGCAGATCGTCGCGATGTACGGCGTCTTCCTGGGTGCGGCCATCACCGCGGGTGCCCCGCCGATGTTCGCGGCCCTCGCCCTCGGCTACATCGGCAACCTGTTCGGCGCCATCAGCCACTACGCCTCGGGCCCGTCCGGGGTGGTCTACGGTTCCGGGTACGTCAAGGTCTCCGAGTGGTTCAAGGTCGCCTTCATCATGTCCGTGGCCATCATCATCATCTGGACCGTGGTGGGCAGCGGCTGGATGTGGATCCTCGGCGACCTCGCCATGTAG